The Sulfurimonas hydrogeniphila genome includes a window with the following:
- a CDS encoding DoxX family protein, whose amino-acid sequence MFQNQDIAKLLLRISLGVLILFHGIHKVIHGIGGVKSLVVSAGLPEFLAYGVYFGELIAPIFIILGLYARVAATALVVNMFAAIYLAYGFSLTLSKFGGLSWETPLLYLILSLLVILLGSGKYAVNSK is encoded by the coding sequence ATGTTTCAAAATCAGGATATTGCAAAACTGCTGTTGCGAATAAGTTTGGGTGTGTTGATCCTGTTTCACGGAATTCACAAAGTCATACATGGTATAGGCGGTGTTAAAAGTCTGGTTGTCAGTGCGGGATTGCCTGAGTTTTTAGCCTATGGCGTCTACTTTGGGGAGTTGATAGCGCCAATTTTTATTATTTTAGGGCTCTATGCCAGAGTGGCGGCGACTGCCTTGGTTGTGAATATGTTTGCGGCAATCTATTTGGCATATGGGTTTTCACTGACACTTTCAAAGTTTGGAGGTTTGTCCTGGGAGACACCGTTGCTTTATCTGATACTGTCTCTGCTTGTCATACTTCTTGGAAGCGGAAAATACGCTGTAAATTCCAAATAG
- a CDS encoding DNA recombination protein RmuC: MNENISLVVIAFLLLSFLLVLYFYLKEKNTNKRLHVKAEELQSSYFTLNGSYEQLKEDYNALEIEYAVLNARYNDEMKASAEKLEVLQKAKEELSQEFKILANKIFEDKSKQFSSANKEQLELLLKPFREQITNFSKEAREQFEVELKDRHLLKDELHRLKMMNETLAQEALNLTNALKGENKTQGNWGELVLENILEQSGLREGVEYELQATLKSNEGKTYRPDVIIHMPQKRDIIVDSKVSLTAYERFVNADEPEEKAKALKEHIASISSHIKELSAKNYEKLEGVNTLDFVLLFMPIEGAFLLALEQDGEFFKRAYENNILVVSPSTLLVTLRTIEHIWRTQRQEEHAKKIAAEAEAMYDKLVLFVEEMKHIGAYLQKTQDSYDKAMNRLSTGRGNVIKRAQNMKALGLKPKKELPLKSEDDGDDT, encoded by the coding sequence ATGAATGAAAACATCTCTTTAGTCGTTATTGCTTTTTTGCTCCTCTCATTTTTACTGGTTTTATATTTTTATTTAAAAGAAAAAAACACGAACAAACGTTTACATGTAAAGGCAGAAGAGTTGCAAAGCAGTTATTTTACACTCAATGGTTCGTATGAACAGTTAAAAGAAGACTATAACGCGTTGGAGATTGAATATGCGGTTTTAAATGCGAGATACAATGATGAGATGAAAGCATCGGCTGAGAAATTGGAAGTTTTACAAAAAGCAAAAGAAGAACTTTCACAGGAATTTAAAATTTTGGCAAATAAAATATTTGAAGACAAGTCAAAACAGTTCAGCAGTGCAAACAAAGAGCAGCTGGAACTGCTTTTAAAACCTTTTCGCGAGCAGATAACAAATTTTTCAAAAGAGGCAAGAGAACAGTTTGAAGTGGAACTCAAAGACCGCCATTTGCTCAAAGATGAACTGCATCGCCTGAAAATGATGAATGAAACACTGGCACAAGAAGCGCTCAACCTGACCAATGCCCTCAAAGGCGAGAACAAAACGCAGGGAAACTGGGGTGAACTGGTTTTGGAAAATATACTTGAACAGTCAGGTTTGCGCGAAGGTGTTGAGTATGAACTCCAGGCCACACTCAAGTCAAACGAGGGTAAAACATACCGACCCGATGTCATAATACATATGCCGCAAAAGCGAGATATTATAGTGGATTCCAAGGTCTCACTTACTGCGTATGAACGGTTTGTCAATGCGGATGAGCCTGAAGAAAAAGCAAAAGCCTTAAAAGAGCATATTGCAAGTATCTCTTCACATATAAAAGAGCTGAGTGCAAAAAACTATGAAAAACTTGAAGGGGTCAATACGCTTGATTTTGTTCTGCTTTTTATGCCGATTGAGGGAGCTTTTTTACTGGCACTTGAACAAGACGGAGAATTTTTCAAGCGTGCCTATGAAAACAATATTTTAGTCGTATCTCCTTCTACGCTGCTTGTAACGCTCAGAACCATAGAGCACATCTGGCGAACGCAAAGGCAGGAAGAACATGCAAAAAAGATAGCCGCAGAAGCAGAAGCGATGTATGACAAACTTGTATTATTTGTTGAAGAGATGAAACACATAGGAGCCTACCTGCAAAAAACACAGGACTCTTATGACAAGGCGATGAACAGACTCAGCACGGGACGCGGCAATGTTATCAAAAGAGCGCAAAATATGAAAGCACTGGGATTAAAGCCGAAAAAAGAGTTGCCGCTCAAGAGTGAAGATGATGGAGACGATACATGA
- a CDS encoding FeoA family protein: MKKLIDCEKGEKVKVLKLATNYDLKQRLISFGIMKDTQLQVLEHAPRKKTIEVKVGKMRIALRAEEAELIEVETI, translated from the coding sequence ATGAAAAAATTAATAGACTGTGAAAAAGGCGAAAAAGTAAAGGTTTTAAAGTTGGCGACAAATTATGATTTAAAACAAAGACTTATCTCCTTTGGCATTATGAAAGATACACAACTGCAGGTACTAGAGCATGCCCCGCGAAAAAAAACAATAGAAGTAAAAGTAGGAAAAATGCGAATTGCCTTACGTGCCGAAGAAGCAGAACTTATTGAGGTTGAAACAATATGA
- a CDS encoding OprD family outer membrane porin, whose amino-acid sequence MLKIIRLSILYFSFTALLSAAEQTLVNEKRLHSVRKNIDKEALMQVRKVSPINNIEHMFEDARVSGQLRIMFAGYEQKEQNVANNYATALGGKLKYELAELQGFNAGAAVYISHDLGFATGEGTRHNSELSSSDGSYTQLAEAYINYKYKAFNIRAGRQILDTPLADSDDIRMISNTFEAYVASYSDGGLEMMAGNIQSWQGVDAGLDTPWEKTGSRGTNFGGLSYHNVWELNLWVYNITDVTNAFYLDGGIQYHFNEDMILHCVLQYLNERELASSAYDTTIYGGLFEFVVKGISLSIAYDKSLNDPATASFSGFGGGTLFSSMDTLILDDIADDRDAHALVSSIGYTTEIFTLLYAYGDFKGNANSLGEKAHITEQDVSLEYNIDNELLFACVYSMQKDKENSVNTDHDWNRVQFMLNYNF is encoded by the coding sequence ATGCTAAAAATTATTAGACTCAGTATATTATATTTTTCTTTTACAGCATTGCTGAGTGCTGCCGAACAAACATTAGTCAATGAGAAACGTCTTCACTCTGTAAGAAAAAATATAGACAAAGAGGCCTTGATGCAGGTGAGAAAAGTTTCTCCAATAAATAATATTGAACACATGTTTGAAGATGCCAGAGTCTCAGGTCAGCTTAGGATTATGTTTGCCGGATATGAGCAAAAAGAACAAAATGTGGCGAATAATTATGCGACTGCACTTGGCGGAAAGTTAAAGTATGAGTTGGCAGAACTGCAGGGTTTTAATGCGGGTGCGGCTGTTTACATATCACATGATCTAGGCTTTGCAACAGGTGAGGGAACTCGGCACAACAGTGAACTCTCTTCAAGTGACGGCAGTTATACGCAGCTTGCCGAAGCATATATAAATTATAAATATAAAGCATTTAACATAAGGGCAGGACGCCAGATTTTAGACACTCCACTGGCTGACAGTGATGATATCCGTATGATAAGTAATACTTTTGAAGCGTATGTTGCATCTTATTCGGATGGCGGGTTAGAGATGATGGCCGGAAATATTCAGTCATGGCAGGGAGTTGATGCCGGACTGGATACTCCATGGGAAAAAACGGGTAGCCGAGGGACAAATTTTGGCGGGCTAAGCTATCATAATGTATGGGAATTAAATCTTTGGGTTTATAATATTACAGATGTAACAAATGCATTTTACCTCGATGGAGGGATTCAGTACCATTTTAATGAGGATATGATTCTTCACTGTGTTTTGCAGTATTTAAATGAAAGAGAGTTGGCTTCAAGTGCTTATGACACTACGATTTATGGCGGGTTGTTTGAATTTGTAGTAAAGGGAATCAGTTTGAGTATTGCCTATGACAAATCTTTAAACGACCCTGCCACAGCAAGTTTTAGCGGATTTGGCGGAGGAACACTTTTTAGCAGTATGGATACACTCATATTGGATGATATTGCGGATGACAGGGATGCGCATGCTTTGGTATCCTCAATTGGTTATACAACAGAGATTTTTACTCTTTTGTATGCCTATGGTGATTTTAAAGGAAATGCAAACAGTTTGGGTGAGAAAGCACATATAACAGAACAAGATGTAAGTTTAGAGTATAATATAGATAATGAATTATTGTTTGCATGTGTATACAGTATGCAAAAAGATAAAGAAAACTCTGTAAATACAGACCATGACTGGAATCGTGTTCAGTTTATGCTTAATTATAATTTTTAA
- a CDS encoding DEAD/DEAH box helicase, with protein sequence MQETAQETQTTTTEEPTITFDSLNLKPEILKSVKFAGFTVPSPIQEQAIPIILEGRDMVGQAHTGTGKTAAFSLPVLSNMKLNGKVEMLVITPTRELATQVSDEIFKYGRNLNVKTVTVYGGSSYKRQLDLIGRGASVVVATPGRMLDLLKRNMLNNFAPSVVVLDEADEMLDMGFLDDITEIFSYLPTDRQTLLFSATMPQPIKNLANKILKDPAFVSITKGETTNADIEQEYYVIDEHERDDAIIRLMDAENSTKSVVFCRTKSEVDRLSNVLSNAGYLANGLHGDMEQRQRETVIKGFKNDSVKVLVATDVAARGIHVSNISHVFNYHIPFDPESYVHRIGRTGRAGTKGKAITLLTPLEFKELQRIKQKVGTSMNHAFVPSKNDLRESTVEKMVKTIEDQKIYDEAHKILDRLKEDIDEEKIMFKLISMILDRQDIKGPSNIGIPADKLAAILERAGKRNDSRGKGGRGRGGFRGNSRNRSGGDRNRSGGERNRDGGGYRGNRSSSNRNRNRD encoded by the coding sequence ATGCAAGAAACTGCACAAGAAACACAAACAACAACTACAGAAGAACCTACAATCACATTTGATTCGTTAAACCTAAAACCCGAAATACTTAAAAGTGTAAAATTCGCCGGCTTTACAGTCCCCTCTCCTATTCAGGAACAGGCAATTCCTATCATACTTGAAGGCCGTGATATGGTCGGACAGGCACACACGGGTACAGGAAAAACAGCAGCTTTTTCACTTCCTGTTCTTTCAAACATGAAACTCAACGGCAAAGTGGAGATGCTTGTCATCACACCAACACGGGAACTCGCAACACAGGTCAGTGATGAAATATTCAAATATGGCCGTAATCTGAATGTAAAGACAGTTACCGTATACGGGGGAAGCTCTTATAAGCGCCAACTTGACCTTATCGGTCGCGGTGCAAGTGTTGTCGTAGCAACACCCGGAAGAATGCTTGATCTCTTAAAAAGAAATATGCTCAACAATTTTGCACCGAGTGTCGTTGTACTTGATGAGGCAGATGAGATGCTTGACATGGGATTTTTGGATGACATCACTGAAATTTTCTCTTATCTTCCAACAGACAGACAGACTCTGCTTTTCTCGGCAACTATGCCTCAGCCGATTAAAAATCTTGCAAACAAGATTTTAAAAGACCCTGCTTTTGTCTCTATCACAAAAGGGGAGACAACAAATGCCGATATCGAACAGGAGTATTATGTCATTGATGAGCACGAAAGAGATGATGCGATTATTCGTCTTATGGATGCTGAAAACAGTACAAAATCAGTTGTCTTTTGTAGAACAAAATCAGAAGTTGACAGATTAAGCAATGTTCTTTCAAATGCAGGATATCTGGCGAACGGTCTGCACGGTGACATGGAGCAGCGTCAGCGTGAGACTGTTATCAAAGGTTTCAAAAACGACTCTGTCAAAGTCCTTGTGGCAACCGATGTGGCTGCCCGCGGTATACATGTAAGCAATATTTCTCATGTATTCAACTATCATATTCCTTTTGATCCTGAGTCTTATGTTCACCGTATCGGGAGAACAGGACGTGCAGGAACAAAAGGAAAGGCTATCACACTGTTGACACCTTTGGAGTTTAAAGAACTGCAGCGTATCAAACAAAAAGTCGGTACCTCAATGAATCATGCATTCGTGCCAAGCAAAAATGATTTGCGTGAATCTACTGTGGAAAAAATGGTCAAAACAATTGAAGACCAAAAAATATATGATGAGGCACATAAAATTCTTGACCGTCTCAAAGAAGATATAGATGAAGAAAAAATCATGTTCAAACTCATCTCTATGATTCTTGACAGACAGGATATAAAAGGACCGAGCAATATCGGTATTCCTGCTGACAAACTCGCTGCTATCCTGGAACGTGCTGGAAAACGCAATGACAGTCGAGGAAAAGGCGGCAGAGGTCGTGGCGGGTTCCGCGGAAACAGCCGTAACCGTTCGGGCGGAGACAGAAACCGTTCTGGCGGCGAAAGAAACCGTGACGGCGGCGGATACAGAGGCAACAGAAGTTCTTCAAACAGAAACCGAAACAGAGACTAG
- a CDS encoding HIT family protein — protein sequence MDTLIIYEDENFFIEKEESEIPWLKIFTKKPYKELGDMPKELRLQLFEIFDIIEDEMKKYYKPSKINMASFANMLPRVHLHVMARFENDSCFPNPMWGEKLRDAVLNLPDEAEFYKRVVVALKQISLG from the coding sequence ATGGACACTCTCATCATTTATGAAGATGAAAACTTTTTTATAGAAAAAGAAGAGAGTGAAATTCCCTGGCTCAAAATCTTCACAAAAAAGCCTTACAAAGAGCTTGGAGACATGCCAAAAGAGCTGCGCCTGCAGCTCTTTGAAATCTTTGATATCATCGAAGATGAAATGAAAAAATATTACAAACCTTCCAAAATAAATATGGCTTCCTTCGCAAATATGCTTCCGCGCGTCCATTTACATGTAATGGCAAGATTTGAAAATGACAGCTGCTTTCCTAATCCGATGTGGGGTGAAAAGCTAAGAGATGCTGTTTTAAACCTGCCGGATGAAGCAGAATTTTATAAAAGAGTTGTTGTAGCTTTAAAACAAATCAGCCTGGGTTAA
- a CDS encoding CDP-alcohol phosphatidyltransferase family protein — translation MKFLWTPSSHFNLANMFTFVNITAGLLATYFITQNNFTLAIVLAWIGGAFDIFDGKIARKYKLSNEFGVQLDSFADFLSFVLVPVFLIFQAAYAPSLHGLWFILAAIASIYYVISGLRRLIHFNLHTDAGAVDKYFTGVPTPLGAILLWLVYLLNTYNILPAYGVIVCMLLIGWSLNSTIKVKHP, via the coding sequence ATGAAATTTTTATGGACACCCTCTTCTCACTTTAATCTCGCAAATATGTTTACCTTTGTCAACATCACAGCAGGACTCCTTGCAACCTATTTTATCACACAGAACAATTTTACTTTGGCGATAGTTTTGGCATGGATTGGCGGTGCTTTTGATATATTTGACGGAAAAATTGCAAGAAAGTATAAACTCTCCAATGAGTTTGGGGTACAACTTGACAGCTTTGCAGATTTTTTAAGTTTTGTTCTCGTTCCTGTCTTTTTGATATTTCAAGCCGCATATGCACCTTCTTTGCATGGGTTGTGGTTTATTCTTGCGGCAATTGCAAGTATCTACTATGTGATATCAGGGCTGCGCCGTCTTATCCATTTCAATTTGCATACCGACGCCGGTGCGGTTGATAAATATTTTACGGGTGTACCGACGCCGCTTGGAGCAATTCTGCTCTGGCTTGTCTATTTGTTAAATACTTACAATATTTTACCGGCATACGGAGTTATCGTTTGTATGTTGCTTATCGGCTGGAGTTTGAATTCTACTATAAAAGTAAAACATCCCTAA